The following is a genomic window from Methylomarinum vadi.
GGGCGAAGCGAAGATAGTCATATTCAACGACAAAAAACTAAACTCTGAGAAACGCAAAGATGGTTAAAAAATCCCAAGCACCTTTCCTGTTGACATTGCTGCTGGCATCGTCCGGATGCGAATTGATCGGTCCCAAACAGCATGAAAAACTGGTGCTGACGCCGGTCAAGCAGGCGGAAGAGGCCGAACGGCCCGACATCGTCTATCAGGAATTGAGCAATGAAGCGCTGGGAAAAAGCGCGAGCGAGCCCATGCCCATCGAGCTGTATCCGGGCAGCGGAAGCTTTACCGGCCATCGCGCCGGCGCGGCGCCGCACAAAAAGGGACAGGGGGAATACAGTCTCAACTTTGACGAAGCCGACCTCGGCGAGGTCGTCAAGGTGGTCCTCAGCGATATTCTCGGTCAAAACTACTTGCTCAGCCCCAAGGTCGGCGGCAAGGTGACGTTGCAAACCACGCAGCCGCTGACCCGCGAAGAATTGTTGCCGACCCTGGAGATGCTGTTGCAGGTCAACGGCGCGGGGATGGTTTTCCAAAGCGGCGTCTATCAGATCAAGCCTGCCGTCGAGGTGGCCGGCTCCGGCGTCTTTACCGGCCGCGCCGGCAGCCGGCTGCCGGCGGGCCATTTGGTCAGGGTGATCCCGGTCAAGAACGTCGGCGTCGAGGACCTGGCGGAAATCATCAAGCCGTTGCTGGACGAAAAATCGATCCTGCATATCGACCCCGGCCGCAACCTCATGTTGTTGGCCGGCACCGCCGCCGAACTGGCGCGGGCCCATGAGATGGTCGCCGCCTTCGATATCGACGTCATGAAGGGCAAGTCGTTCGGCCTGTTTCCGTTGCGCAACGTCGAGGCCGCCACGCTGATCGCCGAGTTGGAGCAGTTGTTCAACGGCGACAAGGAAGGCGGCGCCTTTTTCCGCTTCATGGAAATCGAGCGCCTCAACGCGATCCTGGCGATCACCCATAAGGCGGACTATTTGAAGGAGATCGAAAGCTGGGTGCTGCGCCTGGACCGCGCCAACACCTCGGCCAGCGGCGGCGTGATTGTCTACCGCGCCCAGCATGTCGATGCGGTGGAGCTGGCCGACACGCTGAACAGCATCTTCGGCAAGGGCGGCGGCTCCAGCAAGGCCTCGGTCGCGTCCGGGCGCAAATCGGTGCAGGTTACCAATAAGGCGCAGCCGGACAACAAGCCGGCGGCCGCCGGCGCCAACATTCGCACGCCGTCGCTGGACAATCTGGGCGACGTCAAGATCATCCCGGATGAAATCAACAATGCCCTGGTCATCGTCGCCACGGCCCAGGATTACGCCGTGATCCAGCGCGTCATCAAACAACTGGACGTGATGCCGCTGCAGGTGTTGATCGATGCGACGATTGTAGAGGTATCATTGACAGATAGTTTATCTTATGGCATCAAATGGTTCTTGAGCCACAATAATGGGAGAAATGCTGTCAGCACAGGCGATAATTTTGCAACAGAACAAAATAGAATTGGTTTTACTGACATTGGTCTCTTGAAGGACACGGCAGCTAATTTAGCTATCGGTGCAGCTACAGGGGGGTTCGGTTATGGTTTTGTTAGTGATTCTGGAGACGTTAGGGCGGTTTTGGAGGCTTCTGCCACTAATAAAAACCTGAATGTTATCTCATCACCTTCGTTGATGGTATTAAACAATCAGGAAGCATCGATACAGGTCGGTGACGAAGTGCCGATCAGAACTTCACAGTCAACAAACACTAGTGGTGGTGGGGTAGATCCAATTCAAACTAGTTCCATTCAACAAAGGCAAACCGGGGTGAAATTGAAGGTCAAACCCCGGGTCAATGCCGGCGGTTTGGTGATTATGGAGATCGAGCAGAGTGTAGAAAATGTATCAAAGACTACTGTATCAAGTATTGATTCTCCTACTATAGCTACCCGTGAAATCACAAGTTCTGTGGCGGTGCATAGCGGCGAAACTATTGTTTTGGGTGGGTTGATTAAAGACGACAATACCTTTAACAAAGCAGGGATTCCTTTCTTGCATAAGCTGCCGCTGATCGGTCCCTTGTTCGGGTCGACATTGAAAGAAAATGTAAAAACCGAATTGGTTGTGTTGATTACACCGCGAGTCGTCAAAAGCAAACTGGACGGCAGATTGGTCACCGACGAATTCAAGCGCAAGCTGACCGGTATTTACGAGGAAGAGGCGGAAACGGGCGAGGAAATATAGCAGTCGTAGGTCGGGCAACCGCTTTTCGTTGCCCGACGTATTCTTTCTCGTTCCCACGCGCCGAGTGGGAACGCCTATCCGGCGCGCCGCGCCCATTACCTTCTTACACTTGTCCTCCCTCGACCCTGCGGCGACTAATTAGGCGCCTGTACCGCAGCGCGGTATTTTCTGCGTTCCTACGCAGCACGTAGGAACGAGAGAATAATCGAGTTTTATCGGAAATGCTGCGATCGTTGCCCGGTTCGAATATGGAAATTGTCGGGCATAAAAAGCATGCCCGACCTACAAGCTGCCCGTGAAATCAAGTTCTGTGACAGAGCCGTTCCTCGTTCCCACGCGCCGCGCCCATTACCTTCTTACGCTTGTCCTCCCTCGACTCTGCGGCGACTAATTAGGCGCCTGCACCGCAGCGCGGTATCTTCTTCGTTCCTACGCAGCGCGTAGGAACGAGAGAATAATCGAGTTTTATCGGAAATGCTGCGACCGTTGCCCGGTTCGAATATGGAAATTGTCGGGCATAAAAAGCATGCCCGACCTACAAGCTGCCCGTGAAATCAAGTTCTGTGACAGAGCCGTTCCTCGTTCCCACGCGCCGAGTGGGAACGCCTATCCGGCGCGCCGCGCCTATTACCTCCTTACGCTTGTCCTCCCTCGACCCTGCGGCGACTAATTAGGTGCCTGTACCGCAGCGCGGTATCTTCTGCGTTCCTACGCAGCGCGTAGGAACGAGAGAATAATCGAGTTTTATCGTAATGCCGCGACCGTTGCCCGGTTTGAATATTGAAAAGGCCGGGCATAAAAGCATGCCCGGCCAGCAAGGTTTGGGCGTTTTGGGAAGCCCAGAGCAAAAAGGCTTATGCCACCGTTTCGACGGTGTCGCCCTTGCCGATCAACACAACGTCGGCGTCGCGGTGGGCGAACAGGCCGTTGGTGACCACGCCGGTGATGTCGTTGATGATGCGTTCCATTTCCATCGGGTCGGTGATTTGCATGTCATGCACGTCCAGGATTTCGTTACCGTTATCGGTGAAGTAATCCTCGCGCCATACCGGCCGCCCGCCCAATTTTTCCATTTCCCTGGCCACATAGCCGCGCGCCATCGGGATCACTTCGACCGGCAGCGGGAATTTGCCTAATACGTCGACGCATTTGCTTTCGTCGACGATACAGACGAATTTCTTGCTGGCCGCGGCGATGATTTTTTCCCGCGTCAACGCGCCGCCGCCGCCTTTGACCAGTTTTTTGTTGGGGTCGACTTCGTCGGCGCCGTCGACATACACTTCCACGCTGTCGACACTGTTCAGGTCAAGCACGGGAATGCCGATGTTTTTCAAGCGCTGGGTGGTCGCCTCGGAACTGGACAGCGCGCCTTCGATGTCGCCTTTGATATCGGCCAGCATTTCGATGAAGAAATTCACCGTGGAGCCGGTGCCCACGCCGATGATGGGCAGGCCTTTGACATATTCGATGGCGGCCGCGGCGACTTGTTTTTTCAATTCGTCTTGAGTCATGTTGTTTTTCCTAATGGTTGAGTTATCAATTTTCAGATTGAGATAGCGTTCCCGGGCCGTGCTCTGCCGGCGCATGGGAATGATCGATTGAGTCGATGCAATTGTATTTGGCGGCGTCCTCGGCTAAGCCGGCGCCAACGGGACATCCTGGGCAAAGCCGTTATCGGGCCCTAAAATCCGGACTCGCCAATCACTCGGTGGAGGTAGATTGTATGGGATAATAGCGGCAAAGACCAATTTTTCAGCCGTTTTTAAAAGAATGATACATCAATACATAGAGAGAATTTTACGGGCGAAAGTCTATGATGTGGCGCAGGAATCCCCGCTCGATTATGCGCCGCTGTTGTCGAAGCGACTGGACAATCGGGTTTATCTGAAACGGGAGGATTTACAGCCGGTGTTTTC
Proteins encoded in this region:
- the gspD gene encoding type II secretion system secretin GspD, which gives rise to MVKKSQAPFLLTLLLASSGCELIGPKQHEKLVLTPVKQAEEAERPDIVYQELSNEALGKSASEPMPIELYPGSGSFTGHRAGAAPHKKGQGEYSLNFDEADLGEVVKVVLSDILGQNYLLSPKVGGKVTLQTTQPLTREELLPTLEMLLQVNGAGMVFQSGVYQIKPAVEVAGSGVFTGRAGSRLPAGHLVRVIPVKNVGVEDLAEIIKPLLDEKSILHIDPGRNLMLLAGTAAELARAHEMVAAFDIDVMKGKSFGLFPLRNVEAATLIAELEQLFNGDKEGGAFFRFMEIERLNAILAITHKADYLKEIESWVLRLDRANTSASGGVIVYRAQHVDAVELADTLNSIFGKGGGSSKASVASGRKSVQVTNKAQPDNKPAAAGANIRTPSLDNLGDVKIIPDEINNALVIVATAQDYAVIQRVIKQLDVMPLQVLIDATIVEVSLTDSLSYGIKWFLSHNNGRNAVSTGDNFATEQNRIGFTDIGLLKDTAANLAIGAATGGFGYGFVSDSGDVRAVLEASATNKNLNVISSPSLMVLNNQEASIQVGDEVPIRTSQSTNTSGGGVDPIQTSSIQQRQTGVKLKVKPRVNAGGLVIMEIEQSVENVSKTTVSSIDSPTIATREITSSVAVHSGETIVLGGLIKDDNTFNKAGIPFLHKLPLIGPLFGSTLKENVKTELVVLITPRVVKSKLDGRLVTDEFKRKLTGIYEEEAETGEEI
- the rpiA gene encoding ribose-5-phosphate isomerase RpiA; the encoded protein is MTQDELKKQVAAAAIEYVKGLPIIGVGTGSTVNFFIEMLADIKGDIEGALSSSEATTQRLKNIGIPVLDLNSVDSVEVYVDGADEVDPNKKLVKGGGGALTREKIIAAASKKFVCIVDESKCVDVLGKFPLPVEVIPMARGYVAREMEKLGGRPVWREDYFTDNGNEILDVHDMQITDPMEMERIINDITGVVTNGLFAHRDADVVLIGKGDTVETVA